The genomic interval ATAATATTATAACTCCTAAATTTAATATTATTTTTTTAAATTTTTATTAGGGTATATTTATGAGTAAGGAATCAACATCTCAGGATCGTAAAATAAGACCATGGATGGAATATAAACTACATATTGTAGTACTATTTTTGGTTATCATTGCTGAATGGATTGGTATGAAGAAATTCAATCTGGGTGGTAATGTAAGTATTGTTATTATGCCATTACTTTATGCAATGGTTATAGGATTGGCTTTTTATCTTGCAAAACCAATTACTTTTATTGGAAATCATGAATCAAAAGTTGCAGAAGGATTAATGTTATTATTTATGACTCCGCTTCTTGCTAAATTAGCAGTGTCAAGTGGTCAAGCTTTAAAGCTTTTATTTGATGTAGGTCCAGCTATTATATTACAGGAATTTGGTAATTTAGGAACTATATTTTTTGCTTTACCAATCGCTCTTCTTTTAGGATTTAAAAGAGAAAGTATCGGTATGACAAGTTCTATTTGTAGGGAACCTAATATTGGTACGATTCTTGATAAATATGGTACAAAATCTCCTGAAACCAGGGGGGTTTTAACTGTTTATGTTATAGGTACTATTATTGGTACTGTTTTTATTAGTTTAGTTTCAAGTCTTTCTACCTCTTTACCTTTCCACCCTTATGCTCTTGCAATGGCAAGTGGTGTTGGTAGTGCAAGTATGAATGCAGCTGCACTTGCACCTTTAACTGCAATCTTTCCAGATATGAAAGATACCATAATGGCATTTTCAGGTTTTTCAAATCTAATTTCTTTCTGTTTCGGTATTTATCTTACAATGTTTATTGGAATACCTGTAACTGAAAAATTATATTATTGGCTGGAACCTAAGATTGGTAGGACTACTTCTGCATCAATACCCTCTCAAAGTTATGAAGACGAGGATATGAAAAACCATGATTTAAGTAAAGAAATCAATAAGATTACATGGAAAAGGGTTAGTGATTGGATTATTCTATTTGTAATCTTTTCATTTATTGTAACCTGTGGAAATTGTGTTTCAACAGGAAGATCATTTTACTTTACATTTGTTGGAATGTTGATCCTATCTGCTATGGCATTTGCTAGTGTTGTTTTAGAGCGTGTACTTCCACATCATATATCCTCAATTTTATATGTAAGTATAATAGGTATGCTTCTTTCAATGCCTTGGTGTCCATTATCTCCAATCATTGTAACCTATGTTAATAATGTTGAACTTACTTCAATCGTTACTGTATACCTTGGTTATGTTGGTATTTCAATTGGAAGAGATTGGGATCAATTTAAAAAGTTAGGTTGGAGAGGAGCTATTGTTACCTGTTTTGTTATATTGGGTACATTTATAGGTTCTGCTACTATTGCTCAACTTGTATTAATGGGTACAGGTGCAATCTAAATATTCTTAAACCCTCTTTTTAAATCTTATTTTTTAAATTAATTTTCTTAAAGATTCAATTTTAAATTTAAAATCGCTTAAATTAAAAATAAGTATTAAATGTCTTTTTTTTGATGGGTTATAGTTTAAACGTTTTAATCTTCTTTTATTTTCAAATCTTATAATTTAGGAATAAAAAATTGATAGGTTATAGTTTACGTTTTAATCTTCTTTTATTTTCAAATCTTATAATTTAAGACTTAAAATAATCTTTTTATAAAATATTAATAATCTTATAGAAACTAATAAAACTAATTTTAAATATATTATAATTAATTATAAGCTTTATAAAAATGGTGTTTTTATGGATGATATATTAATAAGAGATGTGATAGTCATAGATTCAACTTACAATGATCTTTTAGATACATCTATCTTGATTAGTGATGGGAAAATTGAAGAGATTTCAAGAAACATAAAAGTTGATGATGATGTTAAGGTTATTGATGGGGATAATCAGTATATTCTTCCAGGATTTATTGATTTACACACTCATTTGATGGCTAATGGTTTTCATTATGAGGATAATATGAGAAATCCCTTATCTACCTATTTTTATAATGGTCTTATAAATGGAAAGGATACCATTGAATGTGGTGTAACTACAGTCAGGGATTGTGGTCTTGCAGATATCGGATTTAAAAGAGAATCAGAACAATTTAGATTTCCACTACCTAAGACCCTTATTAGTGTATGTCCTTTATCTATTACAAGAGGTCATTTTGATTATACAGAACCTTCAGGTCATGATATGAGAATATCTTATCCTGGAATGCCTAGATGTATTGGAGACGGTGAAAGTAATGTACTTAAAATGACAAGGGATTGTATTGGTGCAAGAGCAGATTTTATTAAAGTCATGGCATCAGGTGGAGTTTTAAGTGCTTACGGTTTCCCACAAAATCCACAATTCAATAAAAAAGAATTAAAAACCATAGTTGATGAGGCAAGAGCTAATCATCTTAAAGTAGCAGCACATTCTCATTCAATAGCAGGGATGAGAAACTGTATTGCAGCAGGTGTATCCTCAATAGAACACGGTACTTTTGTAGATAGAAAAACGGCAAAAGAGATTAAAGAGCATAATATGAGTATAATTCCAACTTTACTTGTCCATAAGGAATTATATAAAAATCCCAATGAATCCTATAGGGTTAATAAGGGCAATATTAAAAAACTTAAGGATGTTGTCAAGGTACATTCTGAGAATATTACAACCGCATATGAGGAAGGTGTAAATCTTTTAATGGGTACAGATTGTGGTGTAGTGGATCATGGTATTAATTTAGGTGAACTTGAGAATTTAACTAAAATCGGCATGAGTGAAAAGGAGGCAATAAGTGCAGGTACCTATAAGGCAGCCCAATTTTTAGGTCTGGATGATAGGATTGGCTCAGTTAGACTACATCATGATGCTGATTTAATTCTTACAGATAAAAATCCTTTAGATGATATATCCTATATTAAAAATAAAGACAATATCAAATTGGTGGTAAGGGACGGACATATCTTTAAAAACCATTTAAATAATTAAATATTAATTTATTTTTTATTTAAGTCGGGTTTAATTTTATTTTCCTTTTATTTTGAATTAGGTTTATGTTTTATTATTTTTAAATTTAAACTATTTTAAAGCAATCTTTAAAGATTTGGCTATTTTTAATAAGCTATTATATGATTTTCAAATATCCTCATAATTTAATGCATTGGGTTGTTTTTAAATATTTGGCTGTTTTTTTATTTTTATTTTACTATTTTTAATGATTTTAATCTTAATCTTATGATATTATAATTTTTTTTTTTAAATCTTCAGCTGTTTTATTGATTTTTTTATTTTTTATTATATAATCTCCAATTATCTCCATAATCTAAATTATATTGAGGCTATTTTTAGATATTTGTTTATTTAAATGGGTTTTTATTATTATTAATATTATAACTAAAAATTTAATTAATATAGTTTACAAAATATTAATATTATTTTAATTAATCATTTTTAAAAATTATTTATCTAATTAGTCTGTGTGTTTTTTATGATTGTAAAGAAAATTGCCGATTTTATTGTAAATTTAAAATATGAAGATATATCTGATGATGCTTTAAAACAGATTAAACTAGCTTTTATTGATTATATTGGTGTATATTTAAGGGGACGCAATGAAATGGCTCCTCAGATTTTAAAAGATTCATTTAGTCTTATGGACCATAATTATGATAATTCAATCTTAACTGATGCAATGTTTTTAGGTACCTCCTCACATGTTCTTGATTTGGATGATGGTCATGATGTGGCATCTGTACATCTTGGAACCGTCGCATTTTCGACTGCCATTGCATTGAGCCGTAAATTAGAGGTTAATGGTAAGGAATTTATAGAAGCTATTCTTGCAGGTTATGAAACCGGAATATTGATTGGTTCCATTGCAAATCCCAATCATAGAAATCAAGGATTTCATTCAACCGGAACAATAGGTACATATGTGTCTGGTGCCGTTGCAAGTAAGATTTTAAGATTAAACTTTTATCAAACAATACAATGTTTAGGTCTTTGCGGAACACAGTCTGCAGGACTTTTAGAATCAGATCATCAGGGAACTATGGCTAAAGCTTTTCACTCAGGTAATGCTGCAAGGGCAGGAATCGTTTCTGCATTCTTGGCCTATAATGGATTTACAGGTCCCGAGTCTATCATCGATGGTGATGAGGGTTTCCTGAAGGCCATGGCAATAGGGGATATACGTTCTGGTAAGACATTAAAAGAAGTCAATTCAAATAAGATTAACAGATATATGAATGATTTCGGTAAATTCCTTCAAACTAGTGATGTTTACTTTAAACTATATCCTTTCTGTAGACATATTCACTCAGCTATTGAGTCAAGCTTGTATTTGCATAATATAATTAAAAAACAATACGATGTAATCGAATCCGTTGAAATATTCACATATAAGATTGCATCAGAACATGATAATTATAAACCTCATAATAAAGAAGAATTAAGGCAATCACTTCCATATGCGGTGGCCATTGCGTTGGTATGTGGTGAGGTTGGTCTTACAAAGATTAATTATTTAATTGAGGATGGTCTTTTTAAGGATATTGATGAGGTTGAGGATGAGAAGGTTAAAGAGATTAAAATCTTGGCTCCTAAAATCATTATTCATGATAAAAAAGAATTCGATTCTTTAGAGGCAGGTGCCCGTCCGGCTAATGTTAAAATTAATCTAAATGAAAGTTTTAGAGGTGGGGCATTTGAACACACTACCATCTATTCAAAAGGAAATAAACATAATCCAGTAAGTCCTGGAGAGGTTATCGATAAATTCAGAAAATTAAATCCAACTTATGGGGTTCAAAAATTAAATAAGATTGATTATATGGAATCTTCAAAGATGGATGAGTTAATTAATGTTTTAATTGATTCTTATGAATAATGGAATTTAATTTTGATGATAAGTTAAATCGGGGAAATATTATGATGGATGATACAAAGAATTTCTTAAAAGGATTAGGTATTGAAGAACAAGATTCTAATTATGTGTCTTCAAAGTGTTTTAATGATAAAGGTCAGTATAGATTAGAAATACCTGGAATTCAATCTGTAAATGCTCTTGAAACAGTTTTAAAAACTTGTAAACAAAAAGATATTTTTATTCATAGAATTACACAGACTAAGGGAATCATGTTTTTAACCGATGATGAAATTAGCCGAATGGTTGATTTAGCAGGATCTAATGGAGTGGAACTGTTTTTAGCTGTAGGTCCAAGGGCAACTTATGATACAAGTGCAAGTGTTCATACCAAGGAAGGTATTCGTATAGGATATAGGCTTAGAGGTTATGACAATCTAGTTTATGCAATTGAGGATGTTAAAAGGGCAGTCTCTCTTGGAGTCCGTGGAATACTATTATATGATGAGGGTCTTTTATATGTTTTATCTAAAATGAGAAATGAGGGCCAACTTCCAAAAACGTTACACTTTAAATTGTCTGCCCATGCAGGCTGTTCAAATCCTGCAAGTGCTAAACTATTTGAATCAATTGGTCTTAATTCTTTAAATCCTGTAAGGGATCTTCAAATACCTATGCTTGCATCTATACGTTCTGCTATTAATATACCTATGGATGTTCATACAGAAAACCCTAAATCCTCTGGAGGTTTTATACGTCATTATGAGGTTCCAAGCATGATAAAAGTGGCGGCTCCAATTTATCTTAAAACGGGAGGTTCTGTTGCAAAAACACATTCCTGGGATACAACAAGTCAGGATGCAGTAAAAAGAGTAAAACAAGTAGAGCTTGTAAAAAGGATAATAGATAAATACTGTCCTGATGCGGTAATCTCACCTCAAGCATCAAAGGATTTGGCTGTTCCTGAAATTTAATCGTTAATGGTTTAGTTATTTAAAATATTATGGTGAATTATGTCTTTAATTAATAAGATTGCAGATGGGGTTATTAAAGCCAGTACTACTTATAGTCAGGATAGAATTGACGGATTTAAAAGAGCTTTAAAGTTAGAGGAGGAACTTTCTAATGATAATGCAGTATGGGCATTGGAACAAATGATTAGAAACGAATCAATCGCATCTTTAAGAAAACTCCCATTATGTGATGATACAGGTATTCCTCATATATTGGTAGAATTAGGTGAGAACAGATCCCTTCCTGAAGGATTTATAAGAGATATTAAGGAAGGCTTGAAACAAGGTTTGGATGATTTACCTGGACGTCCTATGGCTGTTAAAGGAAATCCTTTAGAGCGAATTGAGCAATCTAAAGGATTATATGATGAGCCTTCCATGATGTTACCTGCACCTATTTCCATTGATTCCTTTGATAAGAATAATAGGAGTTATTCCAGGGATTTAGAAAATCAGATACATATTCATATATTACTTTTAGGTGGTGGACCTGAAATACGTTCTAAAACATATAGGGTTTATCATCAGCATGATAGAAAAATCGTAATAAATGAAACGATTGATTGGCTTAAGGAATCTCTTAAAATGTTGGGCTGCACACCTTCCATTCCTGCAATTGGTATTGGGAGAAGTCATTATGAAGCAAGTCATCTAATGTTAAAGGCTATGGTTTATGGTAATTTAAATTACCAAAGTAACACTGAAAACTTCATTACAAATGAATTAAACAAATTAAATATTGGTCCTATGGGTCTTAAAGGTCATACTACTGTTTTAGGGACATTTTTAAATATCGGTCCTCAAAGGGCAAGTGGTGTTAGGATAGTATGTGCAAGACCCTGCTGTTTTGTTGAACCTCGTATTTCAACAATTAAAATATAATTTCTATTTTTTAAGAGGTAAGTTTTATAAATTTAGATATTGATATTTATATTATCTTATAAACTAATGTGAGGCATAAACTTGGAGAATAAAAAAGTACATAATAAGTTTAAAATTCCAGAACATAATCTTACTACTGCAATTACTAAGGTAGAACCTAATAAGATTTCTACAAGAGGTTATAATCAAGTAGATCTAATAGAACATCTAAGTTATAGTGAAATGGTATATTTATTACTTTTAGGTAAATTACCTAGTAAAAAAGAAGGCAGATTATTAAATCATGTACTTGTTTCCTTCTGTGATCATGGTGTAACACCTCCAAGTACTCAGACTGCAAGGATTATATCTTCAAGTGGTTCTCCAATTAATAATGCAGTTGCTGGCGGTTTGCTATCCTTTGGATATCATCATGCTGGAGCTATTGAGAAAGTCATGATAATGTATCAGGATGGAATTAACAGTTTACATATATCTGGAGATCCTGATTTGGATGACCCCCAAATTACAGATAAGGCATTGGATATTGTATGTGAAAAGATTTCAAAACATGAGAAGGTTCCAGGTTTTGGTCATAGATACCATGATAAGGATCCAAGAGCACGTAAATTAATTGATTTGGTTATTAAAGAGGGAAGTTTAGGTCCACACGTTAAACTTGCGTTGAGTATGGAACAATTATTGAGGGAAAGGAAGGGCATATCCTTAAATGTGGATGGTATTAATGGAGCTATTCTTTCAGATTTAGGTTTTAATCCTGAGTTAGGTATAGGGGTATTTATGATAGGCAGACTCCCAGGTTTGGTTGCCCATAGTTATGAGGAGAAAATGGATGAGGAAGAGTTTAGAAGATTCTGTGAATTAGATGATATCACTTACACAGGATTTGAAAATAAACAAGTAAATAATAGAAAATAATTTAATGGTGGTCAATATGGATTTTTTTGATGTAATTGATAAAAGATATAGTGTACGTGGATTCACTGATGAGGAAGTTAGTAAAGAAGACTTAGATAAAATTTTAGATGTAGCTGCAAAAGCTCCTACTGCAGTAAATTTTCAACCTTTTAAGGTTTATGTAATTGACACAAATAAAAATAGGGGGGCTCTTAAGAAGGTTTATCCCTCAGAATGGTTCTTACAAGCACCAATTGTATTGTGTGTTGCAGTTTCAAAAGAAGATGCTTGGACACGTAGGTATGATAATAAAAACTTTG from Methanobrevibacter boviskoreani JH1 carries:
- a CDS encoding metal-dependent hydrolase family protein; this translates as MDDILIRDVIVIDSTYNDLLDTSILISDGKIEEISRNIKVDDDVKVIDGDNQYILPGFIDLHTHLMANGFHYEDNMRNPLSTYFYNGLINGKDTIECGVTTVRDCGLADIGFKRESEQFRFPLPKTLISVCPLSITRGHFDYTEPSGHDMRISYPGMPRCIGDGESNVLKMTRDCIGARADFIKVMASGGVLSAYGFPQNPQFNKKELKTIVDEARANHLKVAAHSHSIAGMRNCIAAGVSSIEHGTFVDRKTAKEIKEHNMSIIPTLLVHKELYKNPNESYRVNKGNIKKLKDVVKVHSENITTAYEEGVNLLMGTDCGVVDHGINLGELENLTKIGMSEKEAISAGTYKAAQFLGLDDRIGSVRLHHDADLILTDKNPLDDISYIKNKDNIKLVVRDGHIFKNHLNN
- a CDS encoding citryl-CoA lyase: MENKKVHNKFKIPEHNLTTAITKVEPNKISTRGYNQVDLIEHLSYSEMVYLLLLGKLPSKKEGRLLNHVLVSFCDHGVTPPSTQTARIISSSGSPINNAVAGGLLSFGYHHAGAIEKVMIMYQDGINSLHISGDPDLDDPQITDKALDIVCEKISKHEKVPGFGHRYHDKDPRARKLIDLVIKEGSLGPHVKLALSMEQLLRERKGISLNVDGINGAILSDLGFNPELGIGVFMIGRLPGLVAHSYEEKMDEEEFRRFCELDDITYTGFENKQVNNRK
- a CDS encoding MmgE/PrpD family protein — translated: MIVKKIADFIVNLKYEDISDDALKQIKLAFIDYIGVYLRGRNEMAPQILKDSFSLMDHNYDNSILTDAMFLGTSSHVLDLDDGHDVASVHLGTVAFSTAIALSRKLEVNGKEFIEAILAGYETGILIGSIANPNHRNQGFHSTGTIGTYVSGAVASKILRLNFYQTIQCLGLCGTQSAGLLESDHQGTMAKAFHSGNAARAGIVSAFLAYNGFTGPESIIDGDEGFLKAMAIGDIRSGKTLKEVNSNKINRYMNDFGKFLQTSDVYFKLYPFCRHIHSAIESSLYLHNIIKKQYDVIESVEIFTYKIASEHDNYKPHNKEELRQSLPYAVAIALVCGEVGLTKINYLIEDGLFKDIDEVEDEKVKEIKILAPKIIIHDKKEFDSLEAGARPANVKINLNESFRGGAFEHTTIYSKGNKHNPVSPGEVIDKFRKLNPTYGVQKLNKIDYMESSKMDELINVLIDSYE
- a CDS encoding fumarate hydratase; its protein translation is MSLINKIADGVIKASTTYSQDRIDGFKRALKLEEELSNDNAVWALEQMIRNESIASLRKLPLCDDTGIPHILVELGENRSLPEGFIRDIKEGLKQGLDDLPGRPMAVKGNPLERIEQSKGLYDEPSMMLPAPISIDSFDKNNRSYSRDLENQIHIHILLLGGGPEIRSKTYRVYHQHDRKIVINETIDWLKESLKMLGCTPSIPAIGIGRSHYEASHLMLKAMVYGNLNYQSNTENFITNELNKLNIGPMGLKGHTTVLGTFLNIGPQRASGVRIVCARPCCFVEPRISTIKI
- a CDS encoding peptidase, whose translation is MDDTKNFLKGLGIEEQDSNYVSSKCFNDKGQYRLEIPGIQSVNALETVLKTCKQKDIFIHRITQTKGIMFLTDDEISRMVDLAGSNGVELFLAVGPRATYDTSASVHTKEGIRIGYRLRGYDNLVYAIEDVKRAVSLGVRGILLYDEGLLYVLSKMRNEGQLPKTLHFKLSAHAGCSNPASAKLFESIGLNSLNPVRDLQIPMLASIRSAINIPMDVHTENPKSSGGFIRHYEVPSMIKVAAPIYLKTGGSVAKTHSWDTTSQDAVKRVKQVELVKRIIDKYCPDAVISPQASKDLAVPEI
- a CDS encoding DUF3100 domain-containing protein — translated: MSKESTSQDRKIRPWMEYKLHIVVLFLVIIAEWIGMKKFNLGGNVSIVIMPLLYAMVIGLAFYLAKPITFIGNHESKVAEGLMLLFMTPLLAKLAVSSGQALKLLFDVGPAIILQEFGNLGTIFFALPIALLLGFKRESIGMTSSICREPNIGTILDKYGTKSPETRGVLTVYVIGTIIGTVFISLVSSLSTSLPFHPYALAMASGVGSASMNAAALAPLTAIFPDMKDTIMAFSGFSNLISFCFGIYLTMFIGIPVTEKLYYWLEPKIGRTTSASIPSQSYEDEDMKNHDLSKEINKITWKRVSDWIILFVIFSFIVTCGNCVSTGRSFYFTFVGMLILSAMAFASVVLERVLPHHISSILYVSIIGMLLSMPWCPLSPIIVTYVNNVELTSIVTVYLGYVGISIGRDWDQFKKLGWRGAIVTCFVILGTFIGSATIAQLVLMGTGAI
- a CDS encoding nitroreductase family protein, translated to MDFFDVIDKRYSVRGFTDEEVSKEDLDKILDVAAKAPTAVNFQPFKVYVIDTNKNRGALKKVYPSEWFLQAPIVLCVAVSKEDAWTRRYDNKNFADIDGTIVMDNIILAATSLGLGTCYVGAFNPDAAEELINSDKYAPLLFTPLGHVDAGPRIQDKKTANDISEYI